In Phaseolus vulgaris cultivar G19833 chromosome 3, P. vulgaris v2.0, whole genome shotgun sequence, the sequence TGAAGAAGGGTCCTTGGACACCTGAGGAAGATCAGAAGCTTGTTAACCACATTCAAAACTATGGTCATGCAAGCTGGAGGGCTCTTCCAAAACTTGCAGGTATAGTAATactatatatatagatatagatatttAATGCTTTAATCATGATTAGTAAGGTCTCTAACATAATTCATGAGAGGTGATCATTTCTCTCTGGTAACAGGACTCAACAGGTGTGGCAAAAGTTGCAGGTTAAGGTGGACGAACTACTTGAGACCTGACATTAAAAGAGGAaagttttccaaagaagaagaacaaacaATTCTGGATCTCCATGCCATCCTTGGAAACAAGTAGATATTCACACTAGCTAGTACTTTTTTTATGGCATTtgttaataatatcaataatacttctttcttctcttatggattattttatgtattttccaTTAATTTATATAGTATATCCTTACTTTATTGACTCCATAAATTCGTCTtagaaaaccattttttctgCATTATGCACAggaattttgaattatatgtaATAGTCTGGTAGAATGGATGAGaaaatgaattatatatatgaataattttgaAGCTTATGTGATTCAAATTTTTTTCTCCATTTGAGTAGATGGTCTGCAATAGCAAGTCACATACCTGGTAGGACAGATAATGAAATCAAGAATTTTTGGAACACTCATCTGAAGAAGAAGCTGATTCAAATGGGTTATGATCCAATGACACACCAGCCTCGAACTGATGATATCCTCTCAGGCTTGTCTCATCTCATAGCACTGGCAAACCTGAAAGAACTTTTGGACCATCACCATCAGCCATGGGAACAAAGCCTTGCAAGGCTTCAAGAAGAGACCATCCAATTAGCCAGGCTCCAAAGCCTACAGCAACACCTCTTGCAGCCACAAGCTTCATTCACCGAAGCTGATCTTAATACAGTTAATAGTATAAGAAACAGTACCATCATGATGAACAACGACACTGTCAATGTTTCAAATGATACTAGTGCTATGTCTTCTACCCCTTTCTCTTACATGCCTGAGTTGAAAACACCACCTTCTTGTTCCGTTGAAGCACCATTAAGTAATGAGAACATGGTTCAATTACAACAAGGAGAAAGTTACCCTAAATCTCCCTGGCTTTTCTCGTGTTCAAGCACTACcccttcttctccttcttcccaTGTGGTTCCACCAGTGACGTTGGAGGTTTCATTGACTAATGTGGAAGATAATTGCATTAATTGGCCAGACATCCTGCTAGAGGACCCTTTGTTCAAAATGATTTCCTAGTTTGAGATTACTATACACAGACATGAATATAGTGCTATTGTCTTACaatgtttattaattttctaTGTGTTTGGTTGTTTACAAAATTCATTGTTATGAGTAAATGCATGGTACtcattattgtaattttttaattttttttcatgaatgcATACAATGTCTCTGGTTGCTTTGTCTCAAAGTATGGTCTCGTTTCAATATAAGTAAGTTTAAGAGAGAAGGAACGAAGTGATCATTCTATTCAGAAgcagaaaataaatgaaaaataaaattattatgtgCAGTCTAAACCAATCTATTCGAATCTACATTCTCACCTGCTAAGTTTTTAAATGTTaacatcaataatttattttaagttgtAATTGGATAACagtaagaaaaattatttcagcaatcaattttttttcatcttttggtATCGAACAGATCAATGTTCAAAGTGACGCAAGATTTCCAATAGAGAGGAAGCCAGTAGATAGAATTCTCAACTACACCAACGTCTTGCTTGGATGGTTTAACTACAAGTTGTAAAAAAGGTTTTTGAGTTTATCATTTTAACACTCTACcctctttaattttatttaaatatatgtaatATTCTTGTATATATGGGTCGGAAATGTCGCGTCTCTTTCATTGCATGCATTTTTTCGAACACCTTAGTGTCGGTACGTACCTGATAGGTCTCGACTCCTAGTCTTTTGGTTAGAGTATGAAATACTTGCAAAAGGTCATCTGATGTTCAAGTTGGTACTCTGTATTCGGTGATTGAgaataacaaatattattaaaatacgTACCTAGCCTAGATATGATCAAACTGTTGGTTAATTAAGTATGCTAATCTTTGTGGTAGGGAAGATGTTTTCTCAATGGGCCAGGGCTGTCCGGTCATGTGATGGAGACATCCTGAGTCTAGGTTTGATTGgatatatcactacaagaaaatcataaaatagaaactaatttttagagacaaaaacaattagttgcaatagtaattaaattagagactattttagaaactaaaaaaaaaattggtttctaaattagtttatattattgttaaatagtttataaattggtatctaattagcaaccaaagtttaactaccaattatttagtttctaaatttggtagcaaaaaccttagttgctaattagatatgaatttagaaactatttaacaataatagaaactaatttagaaaccagttttttttttagtttctaaaatagtcactacaaaaaaacttgtaagttggggcggttttaatatggcggttacTAAAAACCGCCACAATTATCCGTATATTATGACATCTTAATAACTGTCACAATTCTCCTTCAAAATGCATCATTTAGAAACGCCACAAATTTCCTTTCATTCCCTccatcatatttattttatttccctCCCATAAAATTTCATTTCCCACACTTACTCAAAAATTTTCCTTTCCAAAATCTTATTTCCTCATTTCATTCTCCAAAATTTGCCAACCCCCTCTCCTTCCGCTAAACCTCGCCCCTCTCACAAGCACAAACCCTCCTAAGAGAATGACCCTCCCTCTGATCCCAATCTCGCTGTCCCTTCCCCTCCTAATTTCAAGAGCCCTTTGTCCCCGAGACCACCCTCTTCCAAGCCTCTGAAGCGCAAGCTCGCCATCGCCGCCGATGCCCCAACCAACAATTTACTCTCGGCGCCCTCCGATTCCGGTGTCAAGGTTGGTTTCTCTTATTAGGGTTTTCTACTTTCCAATGCCTTCTATCTAACTCCGATTTCTCTCTTCTTGCCTTTGTCGCAGGTTATCGTGAGGATGACGCCGCTCTGTCCCGACAAGGACGAAGGAGATCCCACTGTTCAGAAGGTTTCCAATTCGTTGTCCATCAATGGCCACAGCTTCACCTTCGATTTCGTTGCTGAGTAGCGGCATGTGGACTGCGTGTTACGTTGTTGTTGCTTCAGTGTCGGTCTCCAACCTCACTACAATTGCGACCTGGTCATCGCAATTGGAATGAATTCTAGGTGAGTTTCTTGAGAGAAAGAATAAAAGATGGGAGATGGTTCTGCACGTTGTCACGCACACCAGGTGTTTGGTCTTGTTTCATTGATTAGGTAAccatactttttttatattctttattatagCTTATGATGGTACCATCTATTTGTTTTCATAGTTTCTTCTTTCAATTTGCTTTCTTCTTTCAATTTGTCTTTAATGGTGTCTTTTTTATGAATTGGTATAGAAAAATGTTTATAATGTCTTTTTTATGAATTGGGAGGAAAAATTAAACTGATGGACTTTTTGGTCATTTGAACTGATCCTGACTCTGAatgtttgaattttgttttatgtttcgGCAAGTGTGAATGGGTTATTGATGTGAATTTTTTTGTGGTTTAGGCGGTTGGGTTTGAGGGGGATGTGCAGAAGCAAGAGGATGCAGAGAGGGCAGTGGAATCAACCTTTAAGCATTTTGGAAGGATTGATATATTTGTGAATGCTGCGGCTAGGAACTTTCTATTGTCGACAGAGGATCTCTCCCCAAATGGCTTTTGAACAGGTTTTGTCTGTGTCgcctcttcttttctttcttttttaaggCAAATGATAATTGGGATATTGgttaaagaattaaaaagaaaaacagtatATTGAAAagtgttattaataatatatgattTCCAATGCATCTTCATGTTTATGTTGAAGGGTTGTCTAACTTATCTCATGTTAGATGATTGGTGCAATTCCCTGTGTACTTAAATCTGATTGGTAGAATTTTTACTCgagataattttttatgtagttTCCTAAGGTACTTTAGACTTCAGTGATACTCTCCAATCAAAATTAAAGTTTCACCCGATCACTAATGTTGATTTTGGATACAAAACTTCTAGTATGGGCATTGCTGAAGGGAGCAGAGGAGTTTGAAAAACAATTCACTGTTCAATGGAAAGAAGTTTTGGGTAATGAGATACTCTTACCTTCTCTCAAATTACATTGGTAATTAATAACCGTGCATACTAAGAATATTTAAGTTGGATGTTGGT encodes:
- the LOC137805763 gene encoding transcription factor MYB92-like, with amino-acid sequence MGRSPCCEESGLKKGPWTPEEDQKLVNHIQNYGHASWRALPKLAGLNRCGKSCRLRWTNYLRPDIKRGKFSKEEEQTILDLHAILGNKWSAIASHIPGRTDNEIKNFWNTHLKKKLIQMGYDPMTHQPRTDDILSGLSHLIALANLKELLDHHHQPWEQSLARLQEETIQLARLQSLQQHLLQPQASFTEADLNTVNSIRNSTIMMNNDTVNVSNDTSAMSSTPFSYMPELKTPPSCSVEAPLSNENMVQLQQGESYPKSPWLFSCSSTTPSSPSSHVVPPVTLEVSLTNVEDNCINWPDILLEDPLFKMIS